The Rhodocytophaga rosea genome has a segment encoding these proteins:
- a CDS encoding DUF4235 domain-containing protein encodes MKKKKKKKKHKLSSEELLGMVAASSATLAGTAVRSLLNKSWKKVMKNDPPLNPASPDTSWKEAIAWTVASSVAVGLAQLLARRGADAFLQQASGYKPGKRNATFGGL; translated from the coding sequence ATGAAGAAGAAAAAGAAGAAAAAAAAACATAAATTATCCAGTGAAGAACTTTTGGGTATGGTGGCTGCAAGTTCAGCTACCCTGGCGGGAACTGCTGTACGTTCATTGCTTAATAAGAGCTGGAAAAAAGTAATGAAGAATGATCCTCCCCTAAATCCCGCTTCCCCTGATACCAGTTGGAAAGAAGCCATTGCCTGGACAGTAGCCAGTAGTGTGGCAGTTGGACTAGCGCAGTTACTAGCCAGAAGGGGAGCAGATGCATTCTTGCAGCAGGCTTCCGGATACAAACCCGGTAAACGAAACGCAACCTTTGGTGGTTTATAA
- a CDS encoding PIG-L deacetylase family protein produces MSNTPYSRRGFVKNTFKAGTLVTLPSLLHGQPQQAAEKKKIVVVGGHPDDPESGAGGTIPLLVKAGHEVTLMYFTNGDEGIAGKSHEEAAAIRKKEATEACKILHTKPLFVNQVDGESIITNPEMSRFQKLLWAEKPHVVFTHWPIDSHKDHQLASVLTIQAWMEAPQPFTLYFYEVCTGTQSFVFHPTDYVDISDTQALKYKALACHASQHVIGKDGKYTQEMYDCGHPAMEDFRGKELGVRAAEAFIRMTGKGMGKLII; encoded by the coding sequence ATGTCTAACACACCCTACTCCAGAAGAGGATTTGTAAAAAACACCTTCAAAGCAGGTACACTGGTTACGCTGCCTTCATTATTGCACGGACAACCGCAACAAGCTGCGGAGAAAAAGAAAATTGTGGTAGTAGGCGGTCATCCGGATGATCCTGAAAGCGGAGCTGGTGGTACGATTCCCTTACTTGTGAAGGCTGGTCATGAGGTGACGCTGATGTATTTTACAAATGGAGATGAAGGCATAGCAGGTAAATCCCATGAAGAAGCTGCCGCTATCCGCAAAAAAGAAGCTACAGAAGCCTGTAAAATTCTCCATACCAAACCGCTTTTTGTAAATCAGGTAGATGGCGAAAGTATTATTACTAATCCGGAGATGAGCAGGTTTCAGAAATTGCTCTGGGCAGAAAAACCGCATGTTGTATTTACGCATTGGCCCATAGATTCTCACAAAGACCATCAACTGGCTAGTGTATTAACCATTCAAGCATGGATGGAAGCACCGCAACCTTTTACTTTATATTTTTATGAGGTGTGTACCGGTACTCAATCTTTTGTGTTCCATCCTACCGATTATGTAGATATATCGGATACCCAGGCCTTAAAATACAAGGCGCTTGCCTGTCATGCCAGTCAGCATGTGATTGGTAAGGATGGAAAATATACGCAGGAAATGTATGATTGCGGCCATCCGGCTATGGAGGACTTTAGAGGAAAAGAATTAGGGGTGAGAGCTGCCGAAGCATTTATCCGGATGACCGGAAAGGGAATGGGCAAATTAATTATCTAG
- a CDS encoding Gfo/Idh/MocA family protein codes for MNSRKSISRKKFLTTCGKFGTVAMLAPLATSAGNVQPAKKIKVGVIGCGSVSNMYLPHLSKSPYVELVATCDIIPERAKKAAQTYKITNAYPHIDRMLAGSKFDLLVNLTDMQEHGRLNKIALNAGRHIWSEKPMANTYQEGRALLELAKQKKLRIWGAPAVVNSPQFAFMARMLTEGKLGKVAAAHAHYGHLGPDWSAFFYEKTGGSMPDLAVYNLATLTGLLGPVKSVMAMLNIITPTRKTQNKGEIKVDAEDNAMILMEHNNGVLSHVQSGFNYFDPYGHEGKGQERPTVSIVGTRGNMHLVGYDWAPFGVDMATMENEKTVRYETDPKTYVWQQGASVIAESLATGKEPLIAAEHSLHVLEIIEAARNSQESGRRINLQSTFKWPVVS; via the coding sequence ATGAATTCCCGGAAATCTATCTCCCGAAAGAAATTCTTAACTACTTGTGGAAAATTTGGCACAGTTGCTATGCTGGCTCCATTGGCTACATCCGCAGGAAATGTTCAGCCCGCAAAGAAAATTAAAGTTGGGGTAATCGGTTGTGGAAGTGTCTCAAACATGTATCTGCCACACTTATCAAAATCGCCGTATGTGGAACTGGTGGCTACCTGCGATATTATTCCGGAACGGGCGAAAAAAGCGGCTCAGACCTATAAAATAACCAATGCGTATCCTCACATAGACCGGATGCTGGCAGGCAGCAAATTTGACTTGCTGGTAAACCTGACCGATATGCAGGAACATGGACGGTTAAATAAAATAGCTTTGAATGCTGGCAGGCATATATGGAGCGAAAAACCTATGGCCAATACCTATCAGGAAGGACGGGCGCTCTTAGAATTAGCTAAACAGAAAAAACTTCGCATCTGGGGAGCGCCAGCTGTGGTAAATAGTCCGCAGTTTGCCTTTATGGCCCGTATGTTAACCGAAGGAAAACTAGGTAAAGTGGCTGCTGCCCATGCTCACTATGGCCACCTGGGACCAGACTGGTCAGCATTTTTTTACGAAAAAACTGGTGGAAGCATGCCAGATCTGGCGGTCTATAACCTGGCTACGCTCACCGGCCTATTGGGACCAGTAAAATCGGTAATGGCTATGCTCAATATTATTACGCCCACCCGTAAAACACAGAATAAAGGCGAAATTAAAGTGGATGCTGAAGATAATGCCATGATCCTGATGGAACACAATAATGGGGTATTATCGCATGTACAAAGCGGTTTTAATTATTTTGACCCGTATGGACATGAGGGCAAAGGACAGGAGCGGCCCACAGTTTCTATTGTAGGAACCAGGGGGAACATGCACCTGGTCGGCTATGACTGGGCACCTTTTGGCGTAGATATGGCAACGATGGAAAATGAAAAAACAGTCCGCTATGAAACTGATCCAAAAACCTACGTGTGGCAACAGGGTGCTTCGGTAATTGCAGAAAGTTTGGCTACCGGCAAAGAACCGCTCATTGCCGCTGAACATTCCCTGCATGTACTGGAAATCATCGAAGCGGCCAGAAATTCCCAGGAATCCGGAAGAAGAATCAATTTGCAATCTACTTTTAAATGGCCGGTAGTTTCGTAA
- a CDS encoding NUDIX hydrolase yields MSEIKKWETLKSEPVFTHKWYKLRRDEVRLPDGSIIDDYFVSVRAEVAIVFPVTADEQVIFVRQYKHGIQEIVLELPGGVFNSDKEPAEEAALRELREETGYTSTQITRLSTVFDNPTKDTNRIHLFLAQQVEQTHEQHLDATENIVIEKIPLAEVPGKILTGEICVAGSIAITFLALQHLQKITIK; encoded by the coding sequence ATGTCTGAAATTAAAAAGTGGGAAACCCTTAAATCTGAACCTGTATTTACACATAAATGGTATAAACTCCGCCGGGATGAAGTTCGCTTGCCGGATGGAAGCATTATTGATGATTATTTTGTAAGTGTCCGGGCAGAGGTAGCGATTGTGTTTCCGGTTACGGCTGATGAACAGGTTATTTTTGTGCGGCAGTATAAACATGGGATTCAGGAAATAGTACTCGAACTTCCGGGAGGGGTATTTAATTCGGACAAAGAACCTGCCGAGGAAGCCGCTTTACGGGAATTGCGGGAAGAAACCGGCTATACTTCTACACAAATCACCAGGCTTTCTACCGTTTTCGACAATCCGACCAAAGATACCAACCGCATTCACCTGTTTCTGGCGCAGCAGGTGGAACAAACCCATGAACAGCACCTGGATGCCACCGAAAATATTGTGATTGAAAAAATACCATTGGCCGAAGTACCAGGCAAAATACTCACCGGAGAAATTTGTGTGGCTGGCTCGATTGCGATTACATTTTTAGCCTTACAACATCTGCAAAAAATTACAATCAAATAA
- a CDS encoding ROK family protein: MSKTEVTLGIDIGGTNTKIGFVDRAGNCLVATSMPTVAPVEVGPAEELSLFLERLYQTIEKTYASIADTTELKGIGMGVPNGNYYKGTVEKPTNLNWEQYVPLARILQEKYGIPAVLTNDAKAAALGELKYGVAKGMKNFLVVTLGTGLGSGFYVNGDIMYGADGFAGELGHVTVKVNGRMCGCGKKGCLETYVSATGIRRTVYKLLADHTEDSPLRKVSFDDLTGEMITEAALKGDKIAIEAFEYTGRILGLKLADVVAIAMPEAIILFGGLTRAGDYLFEPTRKYMEQYIMGLYKGKVKILGSGLVGANTAVLGASALIWNELDKRQLQPA, translated from the coding sequence ATGAGCAAAACAGAGGTTACCTTAGGAATTGATATTGGAGGGACCAATACGAAAATCGGATTTGTAGACAGGGCCGGTAACTGTCTAGTCGCAACCAGTATGCCGACCGTAGCGCCAGTAGAAGTGGGGCCGGCAGAAGAACTCTCCTTATTTTTAGAGCGGCTGTACCAAACCATAGAAAAAACCTATGCAAGTATTGCTGATACTACAGAACTGAAAGGCATTGGCATGGGAGTGCCCAACGGAAATTATTATAAAGGCACTGTTGAAAAGCCTACCAACCTGAACTGGGAACAATATGTGCCCTTGGCCAGAATACTACAGGAAAAATATGGAATCCCAGCAGTATTAACCAATGATGCTAAAGCGGCTGCCTTGGGTGAACTAAAATATGGTGTAGCCAAAGGAATGAAAAACTTTCTGGTGGTTACTTTGGGCACAGGTTTGGGCAGTGGTTTTTACGTGAATGGCGACATTATGTATGGGGCAGATGGATTTGCAGGTGAATTAGGGCACGTGACGGTGAAAGTGAATGGCCGCATGTGTGGCTGTGGAAAAAAAGGCTGCCTGGAAACCTATGTATCTGCAACTGGTATCCGCCGGACTGTATATAAACTGCTCGCCGACCATACTGAAGACAGCCCTCTCCGCAAAGTAAGCTTCGATGATTTAACCGGGGAAATGATTACAGAAGCTGCCTTGAAAGGCGATAAAATAGCCATTGAAGCCTTTGAGTATACTGGCCGAATTCTCGGATTGAAACTGGCTGATGTAGTAGCGATTGCCATGCCGGAAGCTATCATTTTATTTGGTGGCCTCACTAGAGCTGGCGATTACCTGTTTGAGCCTACCCGCAAATACATGGAGCAATACATCATGGGTTTATATAAAGGCAAAGTTAAAATACTGGGTTCAGGATTAGTTGGTGCCAATACAGCTGTACTAGGTGCCAGTGCGCTTATCTGGAATGAATTAGATAAAAGGCAGCTACAACCTGCATAA
- a CDS encoding KUP/HAK/KT family potassium transporter — MENKHALTQVTPAGLLVALGIIYGDIGTSPLYVMKAIIGEGGTIQPDVVYGGISCIVWTLTLQTTLKYVVLTLRADNNGEGGIFSLYALVRRHARWLTIPAIIGGSALLADGIITPPISVASAVEGLRILYPQIQTIPIIIGILTLLFLLQGFGTRIVGKAFGPMMLVWFLMLGTLGVISILEHPQVLKAFNPYYAYELLVIYPGGFWLLGAVFLCTTGAEALYSDLGHCGRGNIRISWIFVKSCLLLNYFGQGAWLITQSGKTLAQNPFYSIMPEWFLIFGIAIATVAAIIASQALITGSFTLIGEAIRLNLWPKVRLRYPTLSKGQVYVPSVNKLLWGGCVAIVMYFEESENMEAAYGLAITVTMLMTTILFCYYLYTRRYATTGVFLFLLTYLTIELSFLVANLIKFPHGGWVSLAIGIVLIGVMYIWLRAYRIKLRLTEYVHLHDYIPALKALSEDRTVPKYSTHLVFMTNANRTNDIESKVIYSILQKRPKRADIYWFVHVETLDEPYTMEYEVHTIVPDDIIRVTFRLGFRVALRINLFFKKVVEDLVKNGEVDITSRYESLNKQNVTGDFRFVVLEKFLSFENDLPFWERMTMDAYFFIKNFTTPEDRWFGLDTSSVKIEKVPLVIRPVENVPLIRIK; from the coding sequence ATGGAAAATAAACATGCGCTGACACAAGTTACCCCGGCTGGTTTGCTGGTAGCTCTTGGTATAATTTACGGGGATATTGGTACCTCTCCCTTATATGTAATGAAAGCCATTATCGGCGAAGGCGGCACTATTCAACCAGATGTAGTGTACGGGGGAATTTCCTGTATCGTATGGACACTTACTTTACAGACCACCCTTAAGTATGTAGTGCTTACCTTGCGGGCAGATAATAATGGGGAAGGTGGCATATTTTCCTTATACGCTCTGGTAAGGCGTCATGCCAGATGGCTTACCATACCGGCTATTATCGGAGGAAGTGCCCTACTGGCAGATGGGATCATTACACCTCCGATTTCAGTGGCTTCTGCGGTGGAAGGCTTACGCATTCTCTATCCTCAGATTCAAACCATACCTATCATTATTGGCATTCTCACACTTTTATTCCTGTTGCAGGGATTCGGAACCCGTATTGTTGGAAAAGCCTTCGGACCCATGATGCTCGTCTGGTTTCTGATGCTGGGCACTCTGGGTGTTATTTCTATTCTCGAACACCCTCAAGTTCTGAAAGCTTTTAATCCGTATTATGCCTATGAACTATTAGTAATTTATCCTGGTGGATTCTGGCTGCTGGGGGCTGTATTCCTGTGTACTACTGGTGCCGAAGCATTGTATTCCGACCTGGGACATTGTGGCAGAGGAAACATAAGGATAAGCTGGATATTTGTAAAGTCTTGTTTACTGCTTAATTATTTTGGGCAAGGTGCCTGGCTGATCACACAATCCGGGAAAACGCTGGCACAGAATCCTTTTTATTCGATTATGCCTGAATGGTTTCTGATTTTTGGTATTGCCATAGCCACAGTTGCTGCCATTATTGCCAGTCAGGCACTCATTACCGGTTCGTTTACGCTGATTGGTGAGGCCATTCGACTCAATTTATGGCCAAAAGTACGCTTGCGGTACCCTACTCTTTCAAAAGGACAGGTGTATGTACCAAGTGTAAATAAATTATTATGGGGTGGTTGTGTAGCTATTGTAATGTATTTTGAAGAATCAGAAAATATGGAGGCTGCGTATGGTCTGGCCATTACGGTTACCATGCTGATGACTACTATCTTATTCTGTTATTATTTATACACCCGGCGCTATGCTACTACAGGTGTATTCCTTTTTCTGCTTACCTATCTTACGATCGAACTTTCCTTTCTGGTAGCCAACCTGATAAAATTTCCACATGGTGGATGGGTTTCATTAGCCATCGGAATCGTACTCATTGGGGTAATGTATATATGGCTTAGGGCCTATCGCATTAAACTCCGGCTAACAGAATATGTGCATCTGCACGATTATATTCCTGCGCTGAAAGCCCTCAGCGAAGACCGCACTGTGCCCAAATATTCAACACACCTGGTATTTATGACCAATGCCAACCGTACCAATGACATTGAATCTAAAGTTATTTATTCTATTCTGCAAAAACGTCCCAAACGGGCCGATATTTACTGGTTTGTTCACGTAGAAACGCTCGATGAACCCTATACGATGGAGTATGAGGTACATACCATTGTACCCGATGATATCATCCGGGTTACTTTCAGGCTGGGATTCCGGGTAGCACTGCGTATTAATCTATTTTTCAAAAAAGTGGTAGAGGATTTGGTAAAGAATGGCGAAGTAGACATAACCAGCCGCTATGAGTCGTTAAACAAGCAGAATGTGACTGGAGATTTCCGCTTTGTTGTACTGGAAAAGTTCTTATCTTTTGAAAATGACCTCCCCTTCTGGGAACGCATGACTATGGATGCTTACTTTTTTATCAAGAATTTTACTACGCCTGAAGACAGGTGGTTTGGCCTGGATACAAGTTCTGTAAAGATTGAAAAGGTTCCATTGGTTATCAGGCCAGTAGAAAATGTACCCCTCATACGAATAAAATAA
- a CDS encoding DUF3267 domain-containing protein, with the protein MSLQPETLHNPEEYTLLRELAHQDLLAFVQAQLRIKNSIRTVFYALNIAIVCLVALVIFLRYRNGQLQGIDVLLQASLGFALFFFILLPLHEWIHGLAYRKVGAEKVSYVAQWRKLIFYALADRFVAGKKAFYFVAFAPCVVINIILLIGFLLSGVQTEFVFLSALLLHMSGCIGDFAMVSFFHQHRHKEVYTYDDALAAKTYFYAKKLLNDRITEGQNK; encoded by the coding sequence TTGAGCTTACAACCGGAAACCCTGCACAATCCTGAAGAATATACCTTACTCCGGGAACTTGCCCACCAGGATTTGCTTGCATTTGTACAAGCTCAATTACGGATCAAAAACAGCATCCGCACGGTTTTCTATGCTCTTAACATTGCAATAGTATGCTTGGTAGCGCTTGTCATTTTCCTACGTTATCGCAATGGACAATTGCAAGGAATAGATGTATTGTTACAAGCCAGCCTGGGTTTTGCCCTATTCTTCTTTATATTATTGCCTCTGCACGAGTGGATTCATGGGCTGGCGTACCGGAAAGTAGGTGCTGAGAAAGTAAGTTATGTAGCCCAATGGCGTAAGTTGATATTTTATGCCCTGGCCGACCGGTTTGTTGCTGGAAAGAAAGCTTTTTATTTCGTGGCTTTTGCGCCTTGTGTGGTTATCAATATAATATTGCTAATTGGCTTTTTACTCTCTGGCGTTCAAACAGAATTTGTTTTCCTCTCCGCATTGCTGCTGCACATGAGCGGTTGTATAGGTGATTTTGCCATGGTTAGCTTTTTTCACCAGCACCGCCACAAAGAAGTGTATACCTATGATGATGCATTGGCGGCTAAAACGTATTTTTACGCAAAGAAATTACTGAATGACAGGATTACAGAAGGTCAGAATAAATAA